A genomic stretch from Pochonia chlamydosporia 170 chromosome 4, whole genome shotgun sequence includes:
- a CDS encoding l-2-amino-thiazoline-4-carboxylic acid hydrolase domain-containing protein, protein MEFAVPIRRALLNGLRSSTRRAPQPGAIGNHHRLFRRSFAGTANSYHASASASKEGSSQEKPFNFEEYFLDSVAAACDETAAFHLSPRQRDGMSKEARGLITQLSTASDPPGRVENIQFTAYMVAPYRILKQEGLPVSQIREILEVATKTSASFVSDAIRQQLDSSPDPFKHLTDVSRGKEATLYAPPDFKLKHPIDTKDIYHVEIHQCWYMKALKKLDATEIGSTFCAFDRTWYDQIDPSRHRVRFARPTTIADGSDRCRFNFDRVPREEEGRERKAAELHEREGST, encoded by the coding sequence ATGGAATTCGCGGTACCGATACGGCGCGCGTTGTTGAATGGCCTCCGCTCGTCGACGAGAAGAGCGCCACAACCAGGAGCCATTGGCAATCATCACCGTCTTTTCAGGCGTTCATTTGCCGGTACTGCCAACTCGTATCACGCTTCGGCAAGTGCCAGCAAAGAAGGAAGCAGTCAAGAAAAACCATTCAACTTTGAAGAATATTTTCTTGATAGCGTCGCCGCGGCCTGCGACGAAACTGCAGCTTTTCATCTCTCTCCCCGCCAAAGAGATGGGATGAGCAAAGAAGCCAGGGGACTTATAACGCAGCTCTCAACAGCTTCTGATCCACCCGGCCGGGTCGAAAACATACAATTCACAGCATACATGGTAGCTCCTTATCGTATTTTGAAGCAGGAAGGCTTACCCGTTTCACAAATCCGCGAGATACTTGAAGTCGCGACCAAAACATCGGCATCGTTCGTGTCCGACGCGATacggcagcagcttgattcATCTCCAGACCCTTTCAAACACTTGACTGATGTGTCGCGGGGCAAGGAGGCGACTCTCTACGCGCCGCCCGATTTTAAGCTCAAGCATCCTATCGATACCAAGGATATATATCACGTTGAAATTCACCAATGTTGGTATATGAAGgcattgaagaagttggatgCCACTGAAATTGGTAGTACATTCTGCGCGTTTGATAGGACGTGGTATGATCAGATTGATCCGAGTCGGCATCGGGTTCGGTTCGCTCGCCCGACGACAATTGCGGATGGGAGTGATAGGTGTAGGTTTAATTTTGACCGGGTGCCaagggaggaagaaggacgagaaAGAAAGGCTGCAGAGTTGCATGAAAGGGAAGGTTCGACATGA
- a CDS encoding beta-lactamase family protein (similar to Aspergillus clavatus NRRL 1 XP_001270526.1) — MEFFNSPSFSSHAEELIKKYHVPGLAIAISHKDSTASKAFGVASFEPLKPMTTDTLFDIASASKSLTAASVALLVHDEKYPDVQYEAEMTQLLPDDFVMPGEGYEGVTLEDTLSHRTGLASNDNSYLGPRSKNTDTAKSVTRNIRNLETAAPIRSKFIYCNMMFTVATHLVEQKTGLSFADFVDQRFFQPLDMTSTNLQPERARAKGLGDRLTPGHWWDKRAEKYSTFTTPDAPEAQGAGSVVTSVDDYLKYVKALMNKEAPFTEEIYNGIIRPRIIVSPGEKLKPFSAPILYAAGWEVHHYRGYMIITHDGCISGSSTSHFFVPDLKFAGTMFGNCDNASFVAEILMQELLDDILGLSQEERPNWDKVLYELYREKKYEDYGTDAEIDSEAKNLEEERQKICPGIKESEPQKMPLSAYTGSYYNPGWRGLNVVIKDGHLFVDCTDRSYVFNLTFHHVCEQTKYIALYREVSQGPNYPMRAEFRFQNDVAVKLGIMFDEDLEDHIWFDRVGSEESQDMAARSAKAE, encoded by the exons ATGGAGTTCTTCAACTctccctccttctcctctcACGCAGAGGAGCTCATAAAAAAGTATCAtgtgcctggcttggccattgccatctcCCACAAGGACAGCACCGCCTCCAAGGCTTTTGGCGTGGCCTCGTTCGAGCCATTGAAACCAATGACTACCGACACTCTCTTTGAcattgcatctgcatccaaATCTCTCACCGCTGCATCAGTCGCCCTACTAGTCCATGATGAAAAGTATCCTGATGTGCAGTATGAGGCTGAAATGACCCAGCTACTTCCAGATGACTTTGTAATGCCCGGTGAAGGCTACGAAGGTGTGACACTGGAGGACACATTGAGTCACCGCACCGGGTTGGCATC TAATGATAATTCATACCTTGGGCCTCGGTCCAAAAATACGGATACGGCGAAGTCCGTAACCCGTAACATTCGAAATCTCGAAACTGCGGCCCCAATTCGTTCCAAGTTCATTTACTGCAACATGATGTTCACTGTGGCAACACATCTCGTAGAGCAAAAGACCGGGCTCAGTTTTGCCGATTTTGTTGATCAACGATTTTTCCAACCGCTCGACATGACTTCTACCAACTTACAGCCAGAACGTGCGCGAGCAAAGGGACTTGGAGACCGTTTAACGCCTGGACACTGGTGGGATAAAAGGGCCGAAAAGTACTCAACTTTTACTACGCCAGATGCACCTGAGGCACAAGGAGCCGGCTCGGTGGTAACTAGTGTTGATGACTACCTGAAATATGTCAAGGCTCTGATGAACAAAGAGGCACCGTTTACGGAGGAGATTTACAACGGAATCATACGACCACGTATAATCGTTAGCCCTGGTGAGAAATTGAAACCATTCTCAGCTCCGATTTTATACGCAGCTGGCTGGGAAGTCCATCACTATCGAGGCTACATGATCATTACCCATGATGGCTGCATATCCGGCTCATCCACCAGTCATTTCTTCGTGCCCGATCTTAAATTCGCGGGAACCATGTTTGGTAACTGCGACAATGCCTCGTTTGTTGCCGAAATCTTGATGCAAGAGCTGCTCGACGACATATTGGGCCTGTCTCAGGAAGAGAGACCCAACTGGGACAAGGTTCTCTACGAACTGTATAGGGAGAAAAAGTACGAAGACTATGGCACGGACGCTGAGATTGACAGCGAAGCAAAGAATTTGGAGGAGGAACGGCAAAAGATTTGTCCTGGAATCAAAGAGTCTGAACCTCAAAAGATGCCGCTGAGTGCGTATACCGGTAGTTATTACAACCCGGGCTGGCGAGGTCTCAATGTGGTGATTAAGGATGGTCATTTGTTTGTTGACTGCACGGATCGATCTTACGTCTTCAATCTGACATTCCATCACGTATGCGAGCAGACCAAATATATTGCTTTGTATAGGGAAGTGAGCCAAGGGCCAAACTACCCGATGAGGGCTGAGTTTAGGTTTCAAAATGATGTTGCGGTTAAACTTGGGATTATGTTCGATGAGGATCTGGAAGACCATATTTGGTTCGATAGAGTGGGCTCGGAAGAGTCTCAAGATATGGCTGCGCGTTCTGCAAAGGCGGAATGA